The following are encoded together in the Humulus lupulus chromosome 5, drHumLupu1.1, whole genome shotgun sequence genome:
- the LOC133834506 gene encoding GDSL esterase/lipase At4g10955-like produces MSTPIANFRVSGPSHLTTVDWENTHHRRVIAASLVEGAYLIELDRQENRLGLHAEAPPYWEFFHFSLNHVLIDSVDHSIFGAIYEYRYASHANPHNPPKYVVALRGTLTNQDTRSRDLQLDFRCIFNRIHESSRVREATRTIQNLVSVAGPGSVWIAGHSLGSAIGLLAGKNMAKMGFPIETYLFNPPFISAPIEGVKEERVRNGIRIAGSVMKAGLNAVVKCRHNHHGETEQQDRDLFSVIATWFPNLFVNPADHICSGYIGYFEHRKTMKEIGASRIGKLATKSSVGSILSGALGKDSEPYDLLPSAIVNVNLTPATDFRCAHGVEQWWNPHFHYRSLTYQFSPTKPKSMAFPEK; encoded by the exons ATGTCCACTCCAATTGCGAATTTCAGAGTTTCAGGACCTTCACACCTCACTACTGTTGACTG ggaAAACACACATCACAGAAGAGTCATAGCCGCGAGCTTGGTAGAAGGAGCTTACCTAATCGAACTAGACAGACAAGAGAATCGACTAGGGCTTCATGCTGAAGCTCCACCGTACTGGGAATTCTTCCATTTCAGCCTAAACCATGTCCTCATCGACAGCGTCGATCACTCCATCTTCGGTGCCATCTACGAATACAGATACGCATCTCATGCAAATCCTCACAATCCCCCCAAATATGTCGTCGCTTTACGCGGAACCCTAACCAACCAAGACACCAGATCCAGAGACCTCCAGCTCGATTTCCGATGCATCTTCAACCGAATCCACGAAAGTTCCCGAGTCCGGGAAGCCACTCGGACGATTCAAAATCTGGTCTCCGTCGCCGGTCCGGGAAGCGTCTGGATTGCCGGACACTCGTTGGGATCGGCGATCGGATTACTCGCCGGGAAGAACATGGCCAAGATGGGTTTTCCCATCGAGACTTATCTTTTCAACCCGCCATTTATATCAGCTCCGATTGAGGGAGTCAAAGAGGAGAGAGTCCGAAACGGGATCCGAATCGCCGGGAGCGTGATGAAGGCGGGTCTAAACGCCGTCGTTAAATGCCGGCATAACCATCATGGCGAGACCGAACAACAAGATCGGGACTTGTTCTCTGTGATCGCGACTTGGTTCCCGAACCTGTTCGTTAACCCAGCGGACCACATTTGCtcggggtatattgggtattttgAGCACCGGAAGACGATGAAGGAGATCGGAGCTAGTCGGATCGGAAAGTTGGCGACCAAGAGTTCTGTGGGGAGTATTTTGTCTGGTGCTCTGGGCAAGGATTCTGAACCTTATGATTTACTTCCTTCGGCCATTGTTAATGTTAATCTGACTCCGGCGACGGATTTTCGATGTGCTCATGGGGTTGAACAGTGGTGGAACCCTCATTTCCATTATCGTTCTTTGACGTACCAGTTCTCTCCCACTAAGCCGAAGTCTATGGCTTTTCCCGAAAAATGA